In Nicotiana tabacum cultivar K326 chromosome 21, ASM71507v2, whole genome shotgun sequence, one DNA window encodes the following:
- the LOC107782382 gene encoding formin-like protein 18 isoform X2, which yields MALFRKLFYRKPPDGLLEICDRVYVFDRCFTTDVWEEKNYKGYVAGIISQLQDHYPDVSILAFNFREGESQSLIANDLSEHDVTIMDYPRHYEGCPLLTMEMINHFLRSSESWLSLGQQNVLLMHCEWGGWPVLAFMLAALLISRRHFTGEQKTLDMIYKQAPRELLYLLQPLNPIPSQLRYLQYVARRNMNAQWPPLDRALTLDCVIIRKTPNFDGEGGCRPILRIYGQDPLIVADRSSKILFSTPKKNNVVHHYKQVECELVKIDINCHIQGDVVLECISLNDDREKMMFRTMFNTSFIKSNILILNRDQIDTLWDAKDQFPKDFRAEVLFSEMDAVASLDPVEDSADSLNQKGDAVGNTLQQIAASNLIPERLESLSENTDTSFLIDQAALEKPQERQRAAALENISKGLRQSNLEQHVGSFSDPLSEEYHGNKQKAELQLIETKVSPHDVTTVEHPSFHGQECGKLKKVSSLPENKNRPLMTDVLTSPPPPLPAKDQDIVTGKPLSPAPMPPTLLTPPKDKLVIGTVPSPSQPTTPRNQSPNTVYLKDDRTTVSQPDTFRLPLEMLSSPCQNDKISKMEPSPYPQPLIPSFSSPSASIPNVKPLEEKLGRECGPLPSPPPLPHSTSVLEENSASVSGPPQTPAPLTPPLKKNSTSIGELSPPPPPPPSPPPPLHTTPVLNENCSSISGPPQPPHPPTPPLKEKLVSKGGRLPPPPPPLPGQPVKENSSLTGGPFPPPTPPLPTARDSSPTNSYAVPLPPPPPPPSLDSSLKDNNNLPQTAPVPPPPPVLFPKVDVEASSGHTRAASSGSAGNNLPASPSPPPPVAPPPNKNYRRLLSATSRSNSKKLKPLHWLKISKTVQGSFWAEIEKCSYASKSSVINMSELEYFFSVQSLDQAGAGRNGNSRSKIGQKPQKVQLIDHRRAYNCEIMLSKVKIPLHDMLSSVLALEDSALDIDQVENLIKFCPTKEEMEVLKGYKRDKEMLGRCEQFMLELIQVPRVESKLRVFSFKIQFQSQISDLRNNLNIVNSAADQIRGSSKLKGILQTILYLGNALNHGTARGSAAGFKLDSLLKLTETRSSNTKMTLMHYLCKILADKSPELLDFSKDLSSLEPAVKIQLKYLAEEMQAVSKGMEKVKHELSMSGSDGPVSENFCKALKEFLGSAEGEVGSLAQLFSDVGRNVDSLIVYFGEDPARYPFEQVVATFMSFQRMFNQAQEENRKQLEFERKKAEKEAREKQRTRKQT from the exons ATGGCACTGTTTCGGAAATTGTTCTATCGGAAGCCACCTGATGGACTGCTGGAGATCTGCGACAGAGTTTACG TATTTGATAGGTGTTTCACTACTGATGTTTGGGAAGAAAAAAACTACAAAGGCTATGTAGCAGGTATAATTAGCCAACTTCAGGATCATTACCCTGATGTGTCAATTTTGGCTTTCAATTTTCGGGAGGGCGAGTCACAAAGCCTGATTGCAAATGATCTATCTGAGCATGACGTGACAATAATGGACTACCCTCGACACTATGAAGGATGTCCTTTGCTCACTATGGAGATGATAAACCATTTTCTTAGATCTAGTGAAAGTTGGCTCTCCCTTGGGCAACAAAATGTGCTCCTAATGCATTGTGAATGGGGTGGTTGGCCAGTTTTGGCATTTATGTTGGCTGCATTACTAATATCTAGACGACATTTCACTGGGGAACAGAAGACCTTAGACATGATTTATAAGCAGGCTCCTCGCGAGCTTTTGTACTTGTTGCAACCACTGAATCCAATTCCTTCTCAGCTAAGATATTTACAGTATGTAGCAAGGAGGAACATGAACGCGCAATGGCCTCCATTGGATAGAGCACTCACTTTGGATTGCGTCATTATTAGGAAAACACCTAACTTTGATGGCGAGGGTGGTTGCCGGCCCATACTTCGTATTTATGGACAGGATCCATTAATAGTTGCTGatcgatcttcgaaaattttGTTCTCAACACCAAAGAAAAATAATGTTGTCCATCACTACAAGCAG GTAGAATGTGAATTAGTTAAGATTGATATCAATTGCCATATACAAGGTGATGTAGTCTTGGAATGTATTAGCTTGAATGATGACCGGGAAAAGATGATGTTTCGGACGATGTTTAACACATCTTTTATTAAGTCAAACATTCTGATACTTAACCGAGATCAAATTGACACATTGTGGGATGCTAAGGATCAATTTCCAAAAGACTTCAGAGCAGAG GTTCTTTTTTCAGAGATGGATGCTGTTGCTTCCCTAGATCCTGTGGAGGACAGTGCAGATTCGCTGAATCAAAAGGGTGATGCTGTTGGCAATACACTCCAACAAATAGCTGCGTCAAATTTGATCCCGGAAAGACTGGAATCTTTGTCCGAGAATACGGACACTAGCTTCCTCATTGATCAAGCTGCTTTAGAGAAGCCTCAAGAGAGGCAAAGAGCTGCAGCATTAGAAAATATTTCTAAGGGCTTGAGACAGTCTAATTTGGAGCAGCATGTTGGGTCATTCTCTGATCCGTTGTCCGAAGAATACCATGGCAACAAACAAAAAGCTGAGCTTCAGCTTATTGAAACCAAAG TGTCACCTCATGATGTCACAACAGTGGAACATCCTTCATTTCATGGACAAGAATGTGGTAAGCTGAAAAAAGTTTCTTCTCTACCTGAAAACAAGAACCGACCACTCATGACGGATGTTCTCACTTCGCCTCCTCCACCTTTACCGGCAAAGGATCAAGATATTGTCACTGGAAAGCCTCTATCTCCTGCTCCAATGCCACCAACACTACTCACTCCTCCCAAGGATAAGTTAGTCATTGGAACTGTACCTTCTCCATCACAGCCTACTACGCCCAGAAACCAAAGTCCTAATACTGTATATTTGAAAGATGATAGAACTACAGTATCTCAACCTGACACATTTCGGCTTCCTCTTGAGATGCTTTCAAGTCCATGTCAGAAtgacaaaatttccaaaatggaACCTTCTCCTTATCCCCAACCGCTTATCCCAAGTTTTTCTTCTCCATCAGCCTCCATACCCAATGTCAAACCTCTAGAAGAAAAGTTGGGTAGAGAGTGTGGGCCGTTGCCGTCGCCACCACCTCTACCACATTCAACCTCTGTATTGGAGGAGAATTCTGCTTCTGTTAGTGGACCTCCTCAAACTCCAGCACCTCTTACACCAcctttgaaaaaaaattcaacttcCATTGGAGAGCTATCACCACCGCCACCGCCACcgccttctcctcctcctcctttacATACAACCCCTGTGTTGAATGAGAATTGCTCCTCAATAAGTGGACCACCTCAACCTCCACATCCACCTACCCCCCCTTTGAAGGAAAAATTAGTGTCCAAAGGTGGAAGGCTACCTCCTCCACCTCCACCGCTTCCTGGGCAGCCTGTGAAGGAGAATTCTTCTTTAACTGGAGGACCCTTTCCACCTCCAACACCTCCTTTGCCTACTGCACGGGATTCTAGTCCTACAAATTCATATGCAGTGCCATTGCCACCGCCGCCACCTCCTCCTTCCCTGGATTCATCACTCAAGGATAATAACAATCTTCCACAGACTGCTCCtgttcctcctcctcctccggtTCTTTTTCCTAAGGTGGATGTAGAAGCAAGTTCTGGTCACACACGGGCAGCATCAAGTGGTAGTGCAGGGAATAATCTGCCTGCTTCTCCATCTCCACCCCCTCCTGTTGCTCCTCCACCTAATAAAAATTACCGACGGCTGTTGTCTGCGACTTCAAGAAGCAATTCAAAGAAGCTGAAGCCTTTGCATtggttaaaaataagtaaaacagtccaaggAAGCTTTTGGGCCGAAATTGAAAAATGTAGCTATGCCTCCAA GTCATCGGTGATTAATATGTCAGAACTTGAATATTTCTTCTCAGTTCAAAGTTTAGACCAAGCAGGTGCAGGAAGGAATGGGAATTCAAGGTCCAAAATTGGGCAGAAGCCTCAGAAAGTGCAGCTG ATTGATCATAGACGGGCTTATAATTGTGAAATCATGCTTTCCAAGGTGAAGATACCGCTGCACGACATGCTG AGTTCTGTGCTAGCATTGGAAGATTCAGCATTAGATATTGATCAGGTTGAGAACCTGATTAAGTTTTGCCCAACAAAGGAAGAAATGGAGGTGCTCAAG GGTTATAAAAGAGATAAGGAGATGTTGGGTAGATGTGAACAG TTTATGTTAGAATTGATACAAGTCCCTCGTGTAGAGTCCAAGCTACGGGTTTTCTCATTTAAGATTCAGTTTCAATCCCAG ATTTCGGACCTAAGGAATAATCTCAATATTGTGAATTCAGCAGCTGATCAG ATCAGAGGTTCATCAAAATTGAAAGGGATTTTGCAGACAATTCTGTATTTGGGAAATGCTCTCAACCACGGAACTGCAAGAG GGTCTGCTGCTGGTTTCAAGTTGGATAGCCTCCTTAAGCTAACTGAGACACGTTCGTCGAACACTAAGATGACTCTCATGCATTATCTTTGCAAG ATACTTGCTGACAAATCGCCTGAGCTACTTGATTTTTCAAAAGATCTTTCCAGCTTGGAACCTGCAGTGAAG ATACAACTGAAATATTTGGCAGAGGAAATGCAAGCTGTTAGCAAAGGAATGGAGAAAGTTAAACACGAACTCTCCATGTCAGGAAGCGATGGACCTGTGTCTGAGAATTTCTGTAAG GCTCTGAAGGAGTTTCTGGGCTCTGCTGAAGGCGAAGTCGGGTCCTTAGCTCAGCTTTTTTCGGATGTG GGCAGAAATGTCGATTCATTGATTGTTTACTTTGGAGAAGATCCAGCTCGCTATCCATTTGAACAAG TTGTCGCAACGTTTATGAGCTTTCAAAGAATGTTCAATCAAGCACAAGAGGAAAATCGCAAGCAGCTGGAATTTGAGAGAAAGAAAGCAGAGAAGGAAGCTAGGGAGAAACAGAGGACACGTAAGCAAACTTGA
- the LOC107782382 gene encoding formin-like protein 18 isoform X1, with translation MALFRKLFYRKPPDGLLEICDRVYVFDRCFTTDVWEEKNYKGYVAGIISQLQDHYPDVSILAFNFREGESQSLIANDLSEHDVTIMDYPRHYEGCPLLTMEMINHFLRSSESWLSLGQQNVLLMHCEWGGWPVLAFMLAALLISRRHFTGEQKTLDMIYKQAPRELLYLLQPLNPIPSQLRYLQYVARRNMNAQWPPLDRALTLDCVIIRKTPNFDGEGGCRPILRIYGQDPLIVADRSSKILFSTPKKNNVVHHYKQVECELVKIDINCHIQGDVVLECISLNDDREKMMFRTMFNTSFIKSNILILNRDQIDTLWDAKDQFPKDFRAEVLFSEMDAVASLDPVEDSADSLNQKGDAVGNTLQQIAASNLIPERLESLSENTDTSFLIDQAALEKPQERQRAAALENISKGLRQSNLEQHVGSFSDPLSEEYHGNKQKAELQLIETKVSPHDVTTVEHPSFHGQECGKLKKVSSLPENKNRPLMTDVLTSPPPPLPAKDQDIVTGKPLSPAPMPPTLLTPPKDKLVIGTVPSPSQPTTPRNQSPNTVYLKDDRTTVSQPDTFRLPLEMLSSPCQNDKISKMEPSPYPQPLIPSFSSPSASIPNVKPLEEKLGRECGPLPSPPPLPHSTSVLEENSASVSGPPQTPAPLTPPLKKNSTSIGELSPPPPPPPSPPPPLHTTPVLNENCSSISGPPQPPHPPTPPLKEKLVSKGGRLPPPPPPLPGQPVKENSSLTGGPFPPPTPPLPTARDSSPTNSYAVPLPPPPPPPSLDSSLKDNNNLPQTAPVPPPPPVLFPKVDVEASSGHTRAASSGSAGNNLPASPSPPPPVAPPPNKNYRRLLSATSRSNSKKLKPLHWLKISKTVQGSFWAEIEKCSYASKSSVINMSELEYFFSVQSLDQAGAGRNGNSRSKIGQKPQKVQLIDHRRAYNCEIMLSKVKIPLHDMLSSVLALEDSALDIDQVENLIKFCPTKEEMEVLKGYKRDKEMLGRCEQQFMLELIQVPRVESKLRVFSFKIQFQSQISDLRNNLNIVNSAADQIRGSSKLKGILQTILYLGNALNHGTARGSAAGFKLDSLLKLTETRSSNTKMTLMHYLCKILADKSPELLDFSKDLSSLEPAVKIQLKYLAEEMQAVSKGMEKVKHELSMSGSDGPVSENFCKALKEFLGSAEGEVGSLAQLFSDVGRNVDSLIVYFGEDPARYPFEQVVATFMSFQRMFNQAQEENRKQLEFERKKAEKEAREKQRTRKQT, from the exons ATGGCACTGTTTCGGAAATTGTTCTATCGGAAGCCACCTGATGGACTGCTGGAGATCTGCGACAGAGTTTACG TATTTGATAGGTGTTTCACTACTGATGTTTGGGAAGAAAAAAACTACAAAGGCTATGTAGCAGGTATAATTAGCCAACTTCAGGATCATTACCCTGATGTGTCAATTTTGGCTTTCAATTTTCGGGAGGGCGAGTCACAAAGCCTGATTGCAAATGATCTATCTGAGCATGACGTGACAATAATGGACTACCCTCGACACTATGAAGGATGTCCTTTGCTCACTATGGAGATGATAAACCATTTTCTTAGATCTAGTGAAAGTTGGCTCTCCCTTGGGCAACAAAATGTGCTCCTAATGCATTGTGAATGGGGTGGTTGGCCAGTTTTGGCATTTATGTTGGCTGCATTACTAATATCTAGACGACATTTCACTGGGGAACAGAAGACCTTAGACATGATTTATAAGCAGGCTCCTCGCGAGCTTTTGTACTTGTTGCAACCACTGAATCCAATTCCTTCTCAGCTAAGATATTTACAGTATGTAGCAAGGAGGAACATGAACGCGCAATGGCCTCCATTGGATAGAGCACTCACTTTGGATTGCGTCATTATTAGGAAAACACCTAACTTTGATGGCGAGGGTGGTTGCCGGCCCATACTTCGTATTTATGGACAGGATCCATTAATAGTTGCTGatcgatcttcgaaaattttGTTCTCAACACCAAAGAAAAATAATGTTGTCCATCACTACAAGCAG GTAGAATGTGAATTAGTTAAGATTGATATCAATTGCCATATACAAGGTGATGTAGTCTTGGAATGTATTAGCTTGAATGATGACCGGGAAAAGATGATGTTTCGGACGATGTTTAACACATCTTTTATTAAGTCAAACATTCTGATACTTAACCGAGATCAAATTGACACATTGTGGGATGCTAAGGATCAATTTCCAAAAGACTTCAGAGCAGAG GTTCTTTTTTCAGAGATGGATGCTGTTGCTTCCCTAGATCCTGTGGAGGACAGTGCAGATTCGCTGAATCAAAAGGGTGATGCTGTTGGCAATACACTCCAACAAATAGCTGCGTCAAATTTGATCCCGGAAAGACTGGAATCTTTGTCCGAGAATACGGACACTAGCTTCCTCATTGATCAAGCTGCTTTAGAGAAGCCTCAAGAGAGGCAAAGAGCTGCAGCATTAGAAAATATTTCTAAGGGCTTGAGACAGTCTAATTTGGAGCAGCATGTTGGGTCATTCTCTGATCCGTTGTCCGAAGAATACCATGGCAACAAACAAAAAGCTGAGCTTCAGCTTATTGAAACCAAAG TGTCACCTCATGATGTCACAACAGTGGAACATCCTTCATTTCATGGACAAGAATGTGGTAAGCTGAAAAAAGTTTCTTCTCTACCTGAAAACAAGAACCGACCACTCATGACGGATGTTCTCACTTCGCCTCCTCCACCTTTACCGGCAAAGGATCAAGATATTGTCACTGGAAAGCCTCTATCTCCTGCTCCAATGCCACCAACACTACTCACTCCTCCCAAGGATAAGTTAGTCATTGGAACTGTACCTTCTCCATCACAGCCTACTACGCCCAGAAACCAAAGTCCTAATACTGTATATTTGAAAGATGATAGAACTACAGTATCTCAACCTGACACATTTCGGCTTCCTCTTGAGATGCTTTCAAGTCCATGTCAGAAtgacaaaatttccaaaatggaACCTTCTCCTTATCCCCAACCGCTTATCCCAAGTTTTTCTTCTCCATCAGCCTCCATACCCAATGTCAAACCTCTAGAAGAAAAGTTGGGTAGAGAGTGTGGGCCGTTGCCGTCGCCACCACCTCTACCACATTCAACCTCTGTATTGGAGGAGAATTCTGCTTCTGTTAGTGGACCTCCTCAAACTCCAGCACCTCTTACACCAcctttgaaaaaaaattcaacttcCATTGGAGAGCTATCACCACCGCCACCGCCACcgccttctcctcctcctcctttacATACAACCCCTGTGTTGAATGAGAATTGCTCCTCAATAAGTGGACCACCTCAACCTCCACATCCACCTACCCCCCCTTTGAAGGAAAAATTAGTGTCCAAAGGTGGAAGGCTACCTCCTCCACCTCCACCGCTTCCTGGGCAGCCTGTGAAGGAGAATTCTTCTTTAACTGGAGGACCCTTTCCACCTCCAACACCTCCTTTGCCTACTGCACGGGATTCTAGTCCTACAAATTCATATGCAGTGCCATTGCCACCGCCGCCACCTCCTCCTTCCCTGGATTCATCACTCAAGGATAATAACAATCTTCCACAGACTGCTCCtgttcctcctcctcctccggtTCTTTTTCCTAAGGTGGATGTAGAAGCAAGTTCTGGTCACACACGGGCAGCATCAAGTGGTAGTGCAGGGAATAATCTGCCTGCTTCTCCATCTCCACCCCCTCCTGTTGCTCCTCCACCTAATAAAAATTACCGACGGCTGTTGTCTGCGACTTCAAGAAGCAATTCAAAGAAGCTGAAGCCTTTGCATtggttaaaaataagtaaaacagtccaaggAAGCTTTTGGGCCGAAATTGAAAAATGTAGCTATGCCTCCAA GTCATCGGTGATTAATATGTCAGAACTTGAATATTTCTTCTCAGTTCAAAGTTTAGACCAAGCAGGTGCAGGAAGGAATGGGAATTCAAGGTCCAAAATTGGGCAGAAGCCTCAGAAAGTGCAGCTG ATTGATCATAGACGGGCTTATAATTGTGAAATCATGCTTTCCAAGGTGAAGATACCGCTGCACGACATGCTG AGTTCTGTGCTAGCATTGGAAGATTCAGCATTAGATATTGATCAGGTTGAGAACCTGATTAAGTTTTGCCCAACAAAGGAAGAAATGGAGGTGCTCAAG GGTTATAAAAGAGATAAGGAGATGTTGGGTAGATGTGAACAG CAGTTTATGTTAGAATTGATACAAGTCCCTCGTGTAGAGTCCAAGCTACGGGTTTTCTCATTTAAGATTCAGTTTCAATCCCAG ATTTCGGACCTAAGGAATAATCTCAATATTGTGAATTCAGCAGCTGATCAG ATCAGAGGTTCATCAAAATTGAAAGGGATTTTGCAGACAATTCTGTATTTGGGAAATGCTCTCAACCACGGAACTGCAAGAG GGTCTGCTGCTGGTTTCAAGTTGGATAGCCTCCTTAAGCTAACTGAGACACGTTCGTCGAACACTAAGATGACTCTCATGCATTATCTTTGCAAG ATACTTGCTGACAAATCGCCTGAGCTACTTGATTTTTCAAAAGATCTTTCCAGCTTGGAACCTGCAGTGAAG ATACAACTGAAATATTTGGCAGAGGAAATGCAAGCTGTTAGCAAAGGAATGGAGAAAGTTAAACACGAACTCTCCATGTCAGGAAGCGATGGACCTGTGTCTGAGAATTTCTGTAAG GCTCTGAAGGAGTTTCTGGGCTCTGCTGAAGGCGAAGTCGGGTCCTTAGCTCAGCTTTTTTCGGATGTG GGCAGAAATGTCGATTCATTGATTGTTTACTTTGGAGAAGATCCAGCTCGCTATCCATTTGAACAAG TTGTCGCAACGTTTATGAGCTTTCAAAGAATGTTCAATCAAGCACAAGAGGAAAATCGCAAGCAGCTGGAATTTGAGAGAAAGAAAGCAGAGAAGGAAGCTAGGGAGAAACAGAGGACACGTAAGCAAACTTGA
- the LOC107831194 gene encoding BTB/POZ domain-containing protein At2g24240-like — protein sequence MESQKDRVKFNVGGRIFETTATTLAGAGRNSFFGAMFDENWNLHSNATTNEHFIDRDPDYFAFILNLLRTGELYIPPKIDKKFLYREALYYGLLDHVRSAECAPFDGNRLRLAQSITGQSVGDDVGTTQAIRASPSGWCCVAQGSVVRVYDCMLEEHPTINLDYHKVNDVCWVDSENIVASFDRKLASGSIGLFNVSTGKLRYKHQVTNQLKDYTAGTLCFNYKLSSNCKSSSNNEYRIGVWDHVTGKLINIVVGKRILGNDSKLQWYDTNCLMIASFYPLNQNCCIGLFDIREKEGRIFCQKALVWSWSGSAWEQRNQYPVSQQLRKFRDVIIIKESNSICVVDDNGCLGFIDLRSTTKSVEWRESCTPITAVDNRPCYPKLGFHEGQLFSSMNDTISVSSGPDWVLTSQLRQNRGGPICDFSIGGDRLFALHREDVIDIWETPRSPII from the exons ATGGAAAGCCAGAAAGACAGGGTGAAATTCAATGTTGGTGGCAGAATCTTTGAAACTACGGCCACAACCTTAGCAGGTGCTGGTAGGAATTCATTCTTTGGAGCCATGTTTGATGAGAATTGGAACCTGCATTCTAATGCCACAACCAATGAACACTTCATTGATAGAGATCCTGATTATTTTGCCTTCATTCTTAACTTACTCAGAACAGGTGAGCTTTATATTCCTCCGAAGATCGATAAGAAATTCCTATACAGAGAGGCTCTATATTATGGCCTTTTGGATCATGTTCGGTCAGCTGAGTGCGCTCCATTTGATGGCAATAGGCTTCGGTTGGCACAGTCTATAACAGGCCAGTCAGTAGGGGATGATGTGGGCACTACTCAGGCCATTCGAGCTAGCCCGAGTGGCTGGTGTTGTGTGGCTCAGGGTAGCGTGGTTCGCGTGTACGATTGTATGCTTGAAGAGCACCCCACAATCAATCTTGATTACCATAAGGTGAATGATGTTTGTTGGGTTGATTCTGAAAATATTGTGGCTAGTTTTGACAGAAAATTAGCTAGTGGAAGCATAGGGTTATTCAACGTATCTACAGGAAAGCTGAGGTATAAACACCAGGTTACAAATCAATTGAAGGATTACACAGCAGGTACACTATGTTTTAATTACAAGTTATCCTCCAATTGTAAAAGCAGTAGCAATAATGAGTATAGGATTGGTGTTTGGGACCACGTCACGGGGAAGCTAATAAACATCGTTGTAGGTAAGCGAATTCTTGGTAATGATAGCAAGCTGCAATGGTATGATACCAACTGTTTGATGATTGCTAGTTTTTATCCGTTGAATCAAAACTGTTGCATCGGCTTGTTCGATATAAGGGAGAAGGAGGGGCGGAT CTTCTGTCAGAAGGCATTGGTTTGGTCGTGGAGTGGTTCTGCTTGGGAGCAAAGAAACCAGTATCCCGTTAGTCAACAACTACGGAAGTTTAGAGATGTGATAATTATAAAGGAGAGTAACTCCATTTGTGTAGTAGATGATAATGGATGTTTGGGTTTCATTGATTTGAGGAGTACTACTAAAAGTGTAGAATGGAGAGAAAGTTGCACACCAATTACTGCGGTGGATAATAGGCCTTGCTATCCCAAACTGGGATTTCACGAGGGGCAATTGTTCTCATCAATGAACGATACCATTTCGGTTTCTAGTGGTCCTGACTGGGTTCTAACATCACAACTTCGACAGAATCGTGGTGGTCCAATTTGTGATTTTTCAATTGGTGGCGACCGTCTTTTTGCTCTTCATAGGGAAGATGTTATTGATATCTGGGAGACCCCTCGTTCACCAATTATATGA